One window of Pogoniulus pusillus isolate bPogPus1 chromosome 9, bPogPus1.pri, whole genome shotgun sequence genomic DNA carries:
- the GUCY1B1 gene encoding guanylate cyclase soluble subunit beta-1, producing MYGFVNHALELLVIRNYGPAVWEDIKKEAQLDEEGQFLVRIIYDDSKTYDLVAAASKVLNLNAGEILQMFGKMFFVFCQESGYDTILRVLGSNVREFLQNLDALHDHLATIYPGMRAPSFRCTDAEKGKGLILHYYSEREGLQDIVIGIIKTVAQQIHGTEIDMKVIQQRNEECDHIQFLIEEKESKEEDYYEDLDRFEENGTQESRISPYTFCKAFPFHIIFDRDLVVTQCGNAIYRVLPQLQPGNCSLLSVFSLVRPHIDISFHGILSHINTVFVLRTKEGLLDVEKLECEDELTGTEISCLRLKGQMIYLPEADSILFLCSPSVMNLDDLTRRGLYLSDIPLHDATRDLVLLGEQFREEYKLTQELEILTDRLQHTLRALEDEKKKTDTLLYSVLPPSVANELRHKRPVPAKRYDNVTILFSGIVGFNAFCSKHASGEGAMKIVNLLNDLYTRFDILTDSRRNPFVYKVETVGDKYMTVSGLPEPCIHHARSICHLALDMMEIAGQVQVDGEPVQITIGIHTGEVVTGVIGQRMPRYCLFGNTVNLTSRTETTGEKGKINVSEYTYRCLMTPENSDPQFHLEYRGPVSMKGKKEPMQVWFLSRKNTETEETKQDAF from the exons ATG TACGGCTTCGTCAATCACGCCTTGGAGCTGCTCGTCATCCGCAACTACGGCCCCGCCGTCTGGGAGGACATCAA gaaggaggcacagctggatGAAGAAGGACAGTTTCTGGTTAGAATAATTTATGATGATTCCAAAACCTATGATCTGGTTGCAGCTGCAAGCAAGGTTCTTA ATCTGAATGCTGGGGAAATTCTTCAGATGTTTGGGAAGatgttttttgtgttttgtcaaGAGTCTGGTTATGATACAATTCTACGTGTCTTGGGCTCAAATGTCAGAGAGTTTTTGCAG AATCTGGATGCGTTGCATGACCACCTTGCTACTATTTACCCGGGTATGCGAGCCCCTTCCTTCAGATGCACTGatgcagagaaagggaagggactCATTCTACATTACTATTCAGAAAGAGAAGGTCTCCAGGATATTGTCATTGGAATCATCAAAACAGTAGCTCAACAGATCCATGGTACAGAAATAGATATGAAG GTTATTCAACAGAGAAATGAAGAATGTGACCACATTCAGTTTTTAATTGAAGAGAAAGAATCTAAAGAAGAGGACTACTATGAAGACCTTGACAGATTTGAAGAAAATGGTACCCAGGAGTCTCGCATCAGTCCCTATACTTTCTGCAAGGCCTTTCCTTTCCACATAATATTTGACAGAGATCTGGTGGTCACACAGTGTGGCAATGCTATATACAGAGTACTTCCACAG cTCCAGCCAGGAAACTGCAGTTTGTTGTCAGTGTTTTCTTTAGTGCGACCTCATATTGATATTAGTTTCCATGGGATCCTTTCACATATCAATACAGTCTTTGTATTGAGGACCAAG GAGGGGCTGTTGGATGTGGAAAAGCTGGAGTGTGAAGATGAACTGACTGGCACAGAAATCAGCTGCTTACGTCTGAAAGGGCAAATGATCTACTTGCCTGAAGCAGACAGCATTCTCTTTCTTTGTTCACCAAG TGTAATGAACTTGGATGATTTAACCAGAAGAGGTTTGTATCTGAGTGATATTCCACTGCATGATGCTACTCGTGATCTGGTTCTTTTGGGAGAGCAGTTCAGAGAGGAATATAAACTGACTCAAGAGCTTGAGATCCTCACTGACAGATTGCAGCACACACTGCGTGCACTggaagatgaaaagaaaaaaactgaCAC ATTACTGTACTCTGTCCTACCACCATCAGTGGCAAATGAGCTGAGACATAAGCGTCCTGTTCCAGCTAAGCGGTATGACAATGTGACCATTCTTTTCAGTGGAATTGTTGGATTCAATGCCTTCTGTAGCAAACATGCCTCTGGAGAGGGAGCTATGAAGATTGTTAATCTTTTAAATGATCTTTACACAAGATTTGATATTCTGACCGATTCACGAAGGAATCCATTTGTTTATAAG GTGGAAACAGTTGGGGACAAGTATATGACAGTGAGTGGCCTACCAGAGCCTTGCATTCATCATGCCAGATCCATCTGCCACCTAGCATTGGATATGATGGAAATAGCGGGGCAAGTTCAAGTAGATGGTGAGCCTGTGCAG atAACCATAGGAATTCATACTGGCGAGGTAGTCACAGGTGTGATAGGCCAAAGGATGCCACGTTACTGCCTCTTTGGAAATACTGTCAATCTGACAAGCAGAACAGAAACTactggagaaaagggaaaaatcaATGTCTCTGAATATACTTACAG GTGTCTTATGACACCGGAAAATTCAGATCCTCAATTCCACCTGGAGTACAGGGGTCCAGTTTCTATGAAGGGTAAAAAAGAACCAATGCAGGTTTGGTTTTTGTCCAGAAAGAATACAGAGACAGAG GAAACAAAGCAAGATGCTTTCTGA